One genomic segment of Intestinimonas butyriciproducens includes these proteins:
- a CDS encoding cohesin domain-containing protein, whose translation MKSRKRLLSLFLSLAVMFTMSITTAAAIDADNGSAAIIAVETVKQTVKVGDEVTLNVSVANNPGFAAFDFTIQYDEERLELQGIENGSFGGTLIGNTATGKVNFIANVQNECTGDGTLFTLKFKVKADCSDGTQVKIETTTFKNANNESILSTVVPGGTTGDSTTGDSTTGGSTTGGSTTGGSTTGGSTTGGSTTGGSTTGGSTTGGSTTGGSTTGGSTTGGSTTGGSTTGGSTTGGSTTGGSTTGGSTTGGSTTGGSTTGGSTTGGSTTGGSTTGGSTTGGSTTGGSTTGGSTTGGSTTGGSTTGGSTTGGSTTGGSTTGGSTTGGSTTGGSTTGGGETESIVIDNKTIGVAAASTIYDSENKSLTVTCDQPCVVMIQAADGTLTRLIGTRNSDNTYIFDVSGLPKAAKVVVATKGDANGDGETNAADLALINRAILQGKQIGKFDTMICDVNGDGVVNAADLALMNRQYLRGEQLSWDA comes from the coding sequence ATGAAAAGCAGAAAACGCTTGCTGTCTCTATTTCTTTCCTTGGCAGTGATGTTCACAATGAGTATCACCACTGCTGCGGCAATTGATGCAGACAACGGCAGTGCAGCTATCATAGCTGTTGAAACGGTAAAGCAAACAGTCAAGGTAGGCGATGAAGTTACACTGAATGTTTCCGTAGCGAACAATCCTGGCTTTGCGGCGTTTGACTTTACCATCCAGTATGATGAGGAGAGACTGGAACTACAAGGTATTGAAAATGGAAGTTTCGGAGGAACTCTTATTGGTAATACGGCCACAGGCAAGGTGAATTTTATTGCTAACGTTCAGAATGAATGCACGGGAGACGGAACACTATTCACTTTGAAATTCAAGGTGAAGGCAGACTGCTCGGACGGCACACAAGTAAAGATTGAAACGACGACCTTTAAAAATGCGAACAATGAGAGTATTTTGTCTACTGTCGTACCCGGTGGTACAACCGGTGACTCCACGACGGGTGACTCCACGACGGGCGGCTCCACGACCGGTGGCTCCACGACAGGCGGTTCGACAACGGGCGGCTCCACGACGGGCGGCTCCACGACGGGCGGCTCCACGACCGGTGGCTCCACGACAGGCGGCTCTACAACGGGCGGTTCCACGACCGGTGGCTCCACGACAGGCGGTTCGACAACGGGCGGCTCCACGACGGGCGGTTCGACAACTGGCGGCTCCACGACGGGCGGCTCCACGACGGGCGGTTCGACAACTGGCGGCTCCACGACGGGCGGCTCTACAACGGGTGGCTCCACGACCGGTGGCTCCACGACAGGAGGCTCTACAACGGGCGGTTCCACGACCGGTGGCTCCACGACGGGCGGCTCCACGACGGGCGGTTCGACAACTGGCGGCTCCACGACGGGCGGCTCTACAACGGGTGGCTCCACGACCGGTGGCTCCACGACAGGAGGCTCTACAACGGGCGGTTCCACGACCGGTGGCTCCACGACAGGCGGTTCGACAACTGGCGGCGGTGAAACGGAGAGCATTGTGATCGACAACAAGACGATCGGCGTTGCGGCTGCATCGACGATCTACGATTCAGAAAATAAATCGCTGACCGTAACGTGCGATCAGCCCTGCGTTGTGATGATTCAGGCTGCTGACGGTACGCTGACCCGACTGATCGGCACTAGAAATTCGGACAATACGTATATCTTTGATGTCTCGGGGCTTCCCAAGGCTGCAAAGGTTGTTGTTGCAACCAAGGGTGATGCAAATGGAGATGGGGAGACGAATGCTGCTGATCTTGCGCTGATTAATCGTGCAATTCTCCAGGGGAAGCAAATTGGCAAATTTGATACGATGATCTGCGATGTGAACGGCGATGGCGTAGTGAATGCAGCTGATTTGGCGCTTATGAACCGTCAATATCTCAGAGGCGAACAGTTAAGTTGGGATGCTTAA
- a CDS encoding InlB B-repeat-containing protein, with protein MKKILALILAVVLCLSLCVTAFAEDAPTVLAELDKTSIEAGAGQDVTLTLEMSKEFGLSSVSYTVDLPDGFTLVSIESGTPAISYTGFVNLNTGIVSWYVPSVDNAVTTVFSKIVVHVPDDATAGEYAIGVKNLSLTTYDYNNDISWASKTASATLTINTPPVHVTGVTLNKSETTMLVGGTETLTATVAPANADNKNVTWTTSNANVATVNNGVVTGVGAGTATITVTTVDGNKTASCVVTVNAVPVDVTGVTLTPTTLNMKVGGTATLTAAVQPENATNQSVTWTTSNASVVTVNSGVVMAVGEGTATVTVAAADGRYTANCTITVEKADTPVTYNVTVQNDGHGSASATPASAEAGAEIALSAAADSGYHFKEWQVVSGSVSITNNKFTMPASDVTVKAIFEKNSSSSGGSSSGSTTYTVKVLDSKNGDVTASHKTASKGTAVTLTVTPDKGYVLDTLTVLDGNNKDLKLTEKNGKFTFTMPASKVTVAATFKASAPTGKNPFIDVPSGSYYEDAVVWAVEKGITSGTSAVTFDPSGNCTRAQAVTFLWRAAGSPAPKTKVMPFTDVPSGSYYYDAVLWAMEQGITKGTSDTAFSPNASCTRAQIVTFLWRANGSPAVSGNSAFTDVAADAYYAAAVAWAEKNGVTGGIGNGLFGSGDTCTRAQIVTFLYRAMK; from the coding sequence ATGAAAAAAATTCTGGCATTGATTCTGGCTGTTGTCTTGTGCCTGTCGTTGTGTGTTACCGCGTTTGCGGAAGATGCGCCAACGGTTCTGGCAGAGCTGGATAAAACAAGCATTGAGGCTGGAGCTGGACAGGATGTTACGCTGACACTGGAGATGTCCAAGGAATTTGGCCTTAGCAGTGTTTCCTACACTGTCGACCTTCCGGATGGATTTACGCTGGTTTCGATTGAATCCGGCACGCCCGCTATTTCTTACACCGGGTTCGTCAACCTTAACACAGGCATTGTAAGCTGGTACGTTCCCTCAGTCGATAATGCCGTAACAACTGTCTTTTCCAAAATTGTTGTTCATGTTCCGGATGATGCGACTGCCGGCGAGTATGCAATTGGCGTAAAGAATCTGAGTCTGACTACGTATGATTATAACAATGACATATCTTGGGCAAGCAAGACCGCATCTGCTACGCTCACCATCAACACCCCGCCTGTCCACGTCACCGGCGTTACGCTGAACAAGTCTGAAACCACCATGCTGGTCGGCGGAACTGAGACCCTGACTGCGACTGTAGCCCCCGCCAATGCGGACAACAAAAATGTTACCTGGACGACCTCGAATGCCAATGTTGCGACGGTCAACAACGGCGTTGTGACGGGTGTCGGCGCTGGCACCGCTACGATCACTGTTACTACGGTTGACGGCAATAAGACTGCAAGCTGCGTCGTGACTGTGAACGCGGTCCCGGTCGATGTTACCGGTGTTACACTGACCCCGACCACGCTGAACATGAAGGTCGGCGGCACTGCAACTCTGACGGCTGCAGTTCAGCCGGAAAATGCGACTAACCAGTCTGTTACCTGGACGACCTCCAATGCCTCTGTCGTGACGGTCAATAGTGGCGTTGTGATGGCTGTCGGCGAGGGTACTGCGACCGTCACCGTTGCTGCAGCGGACGGCCGATACACCGCAAACTGCACCATAACAGTTGAAAAGGCGGATACGCCCGTCACCTATAATGTCACCGTCCAGAACGATGGCCACGGCAGCGCCAGCGCAACGCCCGCAAGTGCTGAGGCAGGCGCCGAGATTGCCCTGAGTGCCGCGGCCGACAGCGGCTACCACTTCAAGGAGTGGCAGGTGGTCAGCGGCAGTGTAAGCATCACCAACAACAAGTTCACCATGCCTGCCAGCGATGTGACCGTCAAGGCCATCTTTGAGAAAAACAGCAGTTCTTCCGGCGGTTCCTCCTCCGGCAGCACCACCTACACCGTCAAGGTGCTCGACAGCAAGAACGGCGACGTGACCGCGAGCCACAAGACTGCCTCTAAGGGCACTGCTGTCACCCTGACGGTCACTCCCGACAAGGGCTATGTGCTCGATACCCTCACCGTTCTGGACGGCAACAACAAGGATCTCAAACTGACCGAGAAGAACGGCAAGTTCACCTTCACCATGCCCGCCAGCAAGGTCACCGTGGCGGCCACGTTCAAGGCTTCTGCCCCCACCGGCAAGAACCCGTTCATCGATGTTCCCTCTGGCTCCTACTACGAGGACGCTGTTGTCTGGGCGGTTGAGAAGGGCATTACCAGCGGCACCAGCGCTGTGACCTTCGACCCGAGCGGCAACTGCACGAGAGCGCAGGCGGTCACCTTCCTGTGGCGCGCTGCCGGTTCCCCCGCCCCCAAGACCAAGGTCATGCCCTTTACTGACGTTCCATCCGGCAGCTACTACTATGACGCAGTGCTGTGGGCTATGGAGCAGGGCATTACCAAGGGCACAAGCGACACCGCTTTCAGCCCCAACGCTTCCTGCACCCGCGCTCAGATCGTCACCTTCCTGTGGCGTGCCAACGGCAGCCCTGCTGTCAGCGGCAATTCTGCCTTCACCGATGTGGCAGCTGACGCTTACTACGCGGCGGCGGTCGCCTGGGCAGAGAAGAACGGCGTTACCGGCGGTATCGGCAACGGCCTGTTCGGCTCCGGCGACACCTGCACGAGAGCCCAGATCGTGACGTTCCTCTATCGCGCGATGAAGTAA
- a CDS encoding helix-turn-helix transcriptional regulator, with translation MKNESQYGLLLLQRYLYEHTDDQHPASVADILAFWQEHGIQAGRKSVYSAIEVLQSSGMDIVCVKSTQNRYFVGERMFELPELKLLVDAVESSRFITAKKSERLIEKLGKLTSESHARQLDRHIYMDGTAKPENECIYYSVDEIHNAIQEKRQITFQYYEYTPQKEKILKHNGYRYQFSPYALIWSRDCYYAVGWSEKHGKIAQFRVDRMTAVEPLEHTAVQTLDFDPAEYVRKVFGMYPDNLCTVELLCDNEVMRSVIDRFGENVWTETVDEQHFRATVEVAPSPPFFSWVFTFSGKIRIVSPAAVLEEMRDMAAWLK, from the coding sequence GTGAAAAATGAATCCCAATATGGTCTGCTGCTATTACAGCGGTATCTGTATGAGCATACGGATGACCAGCATCCGGCCTCTGTGGCGGATATTCTTGCCTTCTGGCAGGAGCATGGCATTCAGGCGGGGCGCAAGAGCGTATATTCCGCTATTGAAGTCTTGCAAAGCAGCGGTATGGACATCGTATGCGTCAAAAGCACCCAGAATCGATATTTCGTGGGGGAGAGGATGTTTGAACTGCCGGAGCTGAAGCTGCTGGTGGACGCGGTAGAATCCTCCCGCTTTATTACGGCTAAAAAGAGCGAGCGGCTTATTGAAAAGTTGGGTAAGCTCACCAGTGAATCTCATGCCCGCCAGTTGGATCGGCATATTTATATGGACGGCACCGCCAAACCGGAGAATGAGTGCATCTATTACAGCGTGGATGAGATCCATAACGCCATTCAGGAAAAACGGCAGATCACCTTTCAGTATTACGAATACACCCCGCAGAAAGAAAAGATACTCAAGCATAACGGCTACCGCTATCAGTTCAGCCCGTATGCCCTTATTTGGAGCCGAGATTGCTATTATGCCGTAGGTTGGTCGGAAAAGCACGGAAAGATTGCACAATTTCGGGTAGATCGAATGACGGCAGTCGAACCACTGGAACATACGGCAGTCCAGACACTGGATTTTGATCCGGCGGAGTATGTCCGCAAGGTGTTTGGGATGTACCCGGACAACCTCTGTACCGTAGAGCTGCTGTGCGATAATGAGGTCATGCGCAGCGTGATCGACCGCTTCGGTGAAAATGTGTGGACGGAAACTGTAGATGAACAGCATTTCCGCGCCACAGTCGAGGTCGCGCCAAGCCCTCCGTTCTTCAGTTGGGTCTTTACCTTTAGCGGTAAGATTCGCATCGTCAGCCCAGCAGCAGTGTTGGAGGAAATGCGGGATATGGCAGCGTGGCTGAAATAA
- a CDS encoding helix-turn-helix domain-containing protein — MEQTFGSFVREKRQSIGLSLRTLAAKLDLSPVYLSNIENDRRPAPTRAYLERLEQELHLSKVETEQMLDLAAKSQNNRVSADLPDYIMDREIVRAALRTAKEADATDQEWQEFIDRITQRAKKSKEGGEIDA, encoded by the coding sequence TTGGAACAGACATTCGGCAGCTTCGTTCGGGAGAAACGGCAATCTATCGGATTGTCTCTGCGCACACTGGCGGCAAAGCTGGACTTATCGCCAGTCTATCTGAGCAACATTGAGAACGACCGCAGACCGGCGCCGACGCGCGCATATTTGGAACGGTTGGAGCAGGAACTGCATCTGAGTAAGGTGGAAACCGAGCAGATGCTGGATCTTGCCGCCAAGTCCCAGAATAACCGGGTATCCGCAGACCTGCCGGACTACATCATGGATCGGGAGATCGTCCGGGCCGCTCTCCGCACGGCGAAGGAGGCAGATGCCACAGACCAGGAGTGGCAGGAATTTATCGACCGGATCACCCAGCGCGCAAAGAAATCCAAAGAGGGCGGTGAAATAGACGCATGA
- a CDS encoding ImmA/IrrE family metallo-endopeptidase, translated as MKKAYYREQALERIARDVIIAYDPRLYYGSPAAIPIEDIIEAQGLVLEYQYLRNNGRVLGETIFDDGLTAIYDWENHRYDLLPVKGGTILIDCSLCEEEASTGRLRFTCAHELGHWLLHKKQFSGTGENAALRSGDESDNTLEVQANLLGSILLLPLPQVKRCFYQLRSGRTNQQLVTDMAGIFQVSKQAMRIRLENHNLL; from the coding sequence ATGAAAAAAGCATATTACCGCGAACAGGCGCTGGAGCGGATCGCCCGCGATGTGATCATCGCCTATGACCCCAGACTTTATTACGGTTCCCCCGCAGCCATTCCCATTGAGGACATCATCGAGGCACAGGGGCTGGTGCTGGAGTATCAATATCTGCGGAATAATGGGCGGGTTTTGGGCGAAACCATCTTTGACGACGGTCTCACAGCGATCTATGACTGGGAAAACCACCGCTATGATCTTCTTCCCGTCAAGGGCGGCACCATCCTCATCGACTGCTCTCTCTGCGAAGAGGAAGCATCTACCGGGCGGCTGCGCTTTACCTGCGCCCATGAGCTGGGGCACTGGCTGCTCCATAAGAAACAGTTCAGCGGGACCGGCGAAAACGCGGCGCTCCGTTCCGGCGATGAGAGCGACAACACATTGGAAGTGCAGGCGAACCTGCTGGGCTCTATCCTTCTGTTGCCGCTGCCGCAGGTCAAGCGCTGTTTCTATCAGCTGCGCTCCGGACGGACGAATCAACAGCTGGTGACGGATATGGCAGGTATCTTTCAGGTATCCAAGCAGGCCATGCGCATTCGGTTGGAGAACCATAACCTGCTGTAA
- a CDS encoding AsnC family protein, whose product MKKWQEERNYRRVLNEGGEVIANIITVDGMDVEVPEDVYLAYSQADRRERYITEEQSSGKLLSLEQMEEDDLLPDYVGAETAPSAETEALEREELRNLAEQKQILLLALLSLKDTDRELINALFFDGASTREYAQRMGVSQRAVIKRRDRILRDLKKFFENSSK is encoded by the coding sequence ATGAAAAAATGGCAGGAAGAACGCAACTATCGGCGCGTTCTAAACGAAGGTGGCGAAGTCATCGCCAATATCATCACTGTAGACGGTATGGACGTAGAGGTGCCGGAGGATGTGTATCTGGCCTACTCCCAGGCAGACCGCCGTGAGCGCTACATCACGGAGGAACAGTCCTCCGGCAAGCTGCTCTCTCTGGAGCAGATGGAGGAGGACGACCTGCTTCCGGACTATGTCGGAGCGGAAACGGCCCCCAGTGCTGAAACGGAGGCACTGGAGCGTGAGGAACTTCGGAATCTGGCAGAGCAGAAGCAGATCCTTTTGCTGGCGCTGCTGTCACTAAAGGATACCGACCGGGAACTCATCAACGCCCTGTTCTTCGACGGCGCGTCTACACGGGAATACGCCCAAAGAATGGGCGTCAGCCAGCGGGCGGTCATCAAGCGGAGAGACCGTATCCTGCGGGATCTCAAAAAGTTTTTTGAAAATTCCTCGAAATAA
- a CDS encoding ATP-dependent DNA helicase, protein MNTNDNRLKAHKLIDHIFQDLLPAHGMAQRPEQIQLSHRMLEAMQDGRIALCDAGTGIGKTYAYLAAATAASAFPTGQIARPIIISTSSIALQNAVLTEYLPLLSCVLMADGILTKPLKAVIRKGKSHYVCDERLDRRLRQVYPAKKNPEALTALRTLRETLDMDRVSHLSGYDRERVCVPQVCDCKQRDCRYQRFLKTCDKDQFLFQICNHNLLVADAIHRSEGKRPIFPEHSIIIVDEAHKLPETAQQMLGVTLAAEEIRNLILQLKEERYLLAAEMLEDSTGPLLRKLAQPREEAEPVEACLRLLTAPSCTLPIIQRQIGSLLSPLGSRQLNTVLDAVKLFTSSQTDMIFYTAEDVSTGGAMLCAAAGDITQRIKKILWQPDQAFVLTSGTMAVGSDFRRFKTQAGLEKGHRVMESVSPSPFDYRNNCLLYLPQIPPRQRAEDTDVYFNELTAELVGLIKAASGHALVLFTSYAAMSAVKERLREESLPFPFLTLGRNAPHIIEQFRHTPGAVLLATGAAWEGFDFPGDCVSLLIIPRLPFAYPDARKERELEKYSSLHAFIREVAVPEMQIKLRQGFGRAIRTESDTCVIAILDERACRGRRYAQAVSEALPEMRRTGSLREVTRFLREKKPESYFEVER, encoded by the coding sequence ATGAATACCAACGATAACAGGCTGAAAGCCCATAAACTGATCGACCATATTTTTCAGGACCTTCTTCCCGCCCACGGTATGGCGCAGCGTCCGGAGCAGATCCAATTGAGTCACCGGATGCTGGAAGCCATGCAGGACGGGAGGATCGCCTTGTGCGATGCCGGGACGGGCATCGGCAAGACCTACGCTTATCTGGCGGCTGCCACGGCAGCGTCTGCTTTCCCGACAGGGCAGATCGCCCGCCCCATCATCATTTCCACTTCCAGTATCGCGCTGCAAAACGCGGTGCTGACGGAGTATCTGCCGCTGCTGTCCTGCGTCCTAATGGCGGACGGGATTCTTACCAAGCCACTGAAAGCGGTCATCCGCAAAGGCAAAAGCCATTATGTCTGCGACGAGCGGCTGGACAGGCGGCTGCGTCAGGTATATCCTGCAAAGAAAAATCCGGAAGCGCTGACGGCGCTCCGGACTCTTAGGGAAACGCTGGACATGGACAGAGTTTCTCATCTCAGCGGCTATGACCGGGAGCGTGTCTGCGTACCGCAGGTCTGCGACTGCAAGCAGAGGGACTGCCGATATCAGCGGTTCCTCAAGACTTGCGACAAAGATCAATTTTTGTTTCAAATCTGCAATCATAATTTGCTGGTGGCAGACGCCATCCACCGCAGCGAGGGAAAACGCCCCATCTTCCCGGAGCACAGCATCATCATCGTGGATGAAGCCCATAAGCTCCCGGAAACCGCACAGCAGATGCTGGGTGTGACGTTGGCGGCCGAAGAGATACGAAACCTTATCCTTCAGCTAAAAGAGGAACGGTACTTACTGGCGGCAGAAATGCTGGAGGACAGCACAGGTCCTTTGCTGCGCAAGCTGGCACAGCCCAGAGAGGAAGCGGAGCCGGTGGAAGCCTGTTTGCGATTGCTGACCGCGCCATCCTGCACACTGCCCATCATCCAGCGGCAGATCGGCAGCCTGCTCTCCCCGCTGGGAAGCCGCCAGCTGAATACGGTGCTGGACGCGGTCAAGCTGTTCACCAGTTCCCAGACAGATATGATTTTTTACACTGCCGAAGATGTCAGCACAGGCGGCGCCATGCTGTGCGCCGCAGCCGGCGATATCACGCAGCGAATAAAAAAGATCCTGTGGCAGCCGGATCAGGCGTTTGTTCTGACCTCCGGCACCATGGCGGTGGGCAGCGATTTCCGCCGTTTCAAAACGCAGGCAGGATTGGAGAAGGGGCACCGTGTTATGGAATCCGTTTCTCCATCCCCCTTTGACTACCGGAACAACTGCCTGCTCTACCTTCCGCAAATCCCGCCCCGCCAGAGAGCGGAGGATACGGATGTGTACTTTAATGAGCTGACTGCCGAGCTCGTCGGACTCATCAAAGCAGCTTCCGGTCACGCACTGGTGCTCTTTACCTCCTACGCAGCCATGTCGGCTGTGAAGGAGCGGCTGCGGGAGGAATCTCTCCCATTCCCATTCCTGACGCTGGGCCGCAACGCGCCCCACATCATTGAACAGTTCCGGCACACGCCGGGAGCGGTGCTGCTGGCCACCGGCGCGGCATGGGAGGGCTTTGATTTCCCCGGCGACTGTGTATCTCTGCTGATCATCCCACGCCTGCCTTTCGCCTACCCAGACGCACGAAAGGAACGGGAATTGGAGAAGTATTCTTCCCTTCACGCATTCATCCGTGAGGTAGCTGTACCGGAGATGCAGATCAAGCTGCGCCAGGGCTTTGGCCGGGCCATCCGCACGGAGAGCGATACCTGCGTCATCGCCATTCTGGATGAACGGGCCTGCCGTGGCCGCAGATACGCCCAGGCTGTGAGTGAGGCATTGCCGGAAATGCGGAGGACTGGCAGCCTGCGGGAAGTGACAAGGTTTCTGCGGGAGAAAAAGCCGGAGAGCTATTTTGAGGTAGAAAGATGA
- a CDS encoding recombinase family protein has product MAQVKIIAPQTREAEHLRVAAYCRVSSDSKDQLHSYAAQIRSYTEEIAQHDGWELVDVYADEGLTGTRMDQRDDFNRMMRDCRKGKIDRILVKSVSRFARNTRDCLSALRELSAMGVSVRFEKENIDTKTLTTELMVSVSGSLAQQESISISANQKMSYQRRMERGEFITCTAPYGYRIVNKKDLEIVPEEAATVRWIFDAYLKGRSSGWIAEQLTAKGIPSQSGAECWRETGVRYLLTNEKYIGDALSQKSYSCGFPFVQKRNHGERLQYYTENSHPAIIDRDTFERVQALLQKKAQKEKKRREKSPLALKIVCGNCGTVFQRRSSQSGYVTWVCRTHDRHAADCPVGRIPEAEIHAAFLRMYHRLKSNADIILAPALRQLNTLDTILRQNHPQLLTINRAIAEATEESHKISTLRANGLLDADICAARMNAISARLAQLRGERRRLTENEAIDETMDALRKVEQTFLNGPERLDGFDEELFEHLVEKIIAESQNRIRFRLYGGLELTEQWEVAAR; this is encoded by the coding sequence ATGGCACAGGTAAAAATCATCGCGCCGCAGACGCGGGAAGCGGAACATCTGCGGGTGGCAGCCTACTGCCGGGTCAGTTCGGACTCCAAGGATCAGCTGCATTCCTACGCCGCCCAGATCCGCAGTTATACGGAAGAGATCGCCCAGCATGACGGCTGGGAGCTGGTGGATGTGTATGCCGACGAAGGGCTGACCGGCACCCGGATGGATCAGCGGGATGACTTCAACCGTATGATGCGGGACTGCCGGAAGGGCAAGATCGACCGCATTCTGGTGAAGTCCGTATCCCGCTTCGCCCGGAATACCAGAGACTGCCTGTCCGCCCTGCGGGAGTTATCCGCCATGGGCGTCAGCGTCCGGTTTGAAAAAGAAAATATCGACACGAAAACGCTCACCACCGAACTGATGGTGAGCGTTTCCGGTTCTCTTGCCCAGCAAGAATCCATCTCCATCTCCGCCAATCAGAAGATGAGCTATCAGCGGCGGATGGAGCGTGGGGAATTTATCACCTGCACCGCCCCTTACGGATACCGAATCGTAAATAAGAAAGATCTTGAGATCGTCCCAGAGGAAGCCGCCACGGTGCGCTGGATCTTCGACGCATACCTCAAGGGGCGCAGCTCCGGATGGATCGCGGAGCAGCTGACGGCGAAAGGCATCCCCTCCCAGTCCGGCGCGGAATGCTGGAGAGAAACGGGGGTTCGATACCTGCTGACCAATGAAAAGTACATTGGAGACGCTCTGAGCCAGAAATCCTACAGCTGCGGCTTTCCCTTCGTGCAGAAACGAAATCACGGGGAACGCCTGCAATACTACACGGAGAACTCCCATCCAGCTATCATCGACCGGGACACCTTTGAGCGGGTGCAGGCACTGCTGCAAAAGAAAGCGCAGAAAGAGAAAAAGCGCAGAGAAAAAAGCCCTCTTGCCTTAAAAATCGTTTGCGGGAACTGCGGGACGGTGTTTCAGCGCCGAAGCAGCCAGAGCGGATATGTGACATGGGTCTGCCGAACCCACGACCGCCACGCCGCGGACTGCCCTGTAGGACGCATCCCGGAAGCGGAGATCCATGCCGCCTTCCTGCGGATGTACCACAGGCTCAAAAGCAACGCGGACATCATTCTGGCCCCGGCCCTCCGGCAGCTGAACACGCTGGACACGATCCTGCGGCAGAATCATCCGCAGTTGCTGACCATCAACCGGGCCATCGCGGAAGCAACAGAAGAAAGCCATAAGATCAGCACTCTGCGGGCCAATGGCTTGCTGGACGCGGATATCTGCGCCGCCCGCATGAATGCCATCAGCGCCAGACTGGCGCAGCTTCGCGGAGAACGGCGCAGGCTGACAGAGAACGAAGCGATAGACGAAACGATGGATGCGCTCCGCAAGGTGGAGCAGACGTTTCTCAACGGACCGGAACGGCTGGACGGCTTCGATGAAGAGCTGTTCGAACATCTGGTGGAGAAGATCATTGCAGAGTCTCAAAACCGTATCCGCTTCCGGCTTTACGGAGGCTTGGAACTGACAGAACAATGGGAGGTGGCGGCAAGATGA
- a CDS encoding recombinase family protein has product MINRKVLYGYQIQNGALEIVPEEQRTVSMVFTLYNAGASYQAISDALNRQSIPYCREVPLWNKHKVKRLLENPRYTGKEGYPILVEADIFQAAQEKTAEKNARKQSHGEKPAIARLTPYFRCTCGGKMTRLGGGWQDSGKLYLRCEGCGNTAVMDMDATVNWIVRQFRDHEPPSCTAYTPSAEVMRLDNAINRGLEQPASPETVMALILQGAAARYACCPEPSAESEGSERLTETNWKRFRRTVSHIIISQDAEVTLIFTDKKATGKDE; this is encoded by the coding sequence ATGATCAACCGCAAGGTGTTATACGGGTATCAGATCCAAAACGGCGCGTTAGAGATCGTGCCGGAGGAGCAGCGGACCGTCAGTATGGTCTTTACGCTCTACAACGCCGGGGCTTCCTATCAGGCCATCTCGGACGCCTTGAACCGGCAGAGTATTCCGTATTGCCGGGAAGTGCCGCTCTGGAACAAGCATAAGGTAAAGCGCCTTTTGGAAAATCCCCGTTACACCGGTAAGGAGGGATACCCCATACTGGTGGAAGCGGATATTTTCCAAGCGGCGCAGGAAAAGACGGCGGAAAAGAATGCCAGGAAGCAGTCCCACGGAGAGAAGCCTGCCATTGCGCGGTTGACTCCATACTTCCGCTGCACCTGCGGCGGGAAGATGACCCGGCTGGGCGGCGGCTGGCAGGACAGCGGCAAGCTGTATCTGAGATGCGAAGGCTGCGGGAATACCGCGGTCATGGACATGGATGCGACGGTAAACTGGATCGTCCGTCAGTTCCGGGACCATGAACCGCCCAGCTGCACCGCCTACACGCCCTCTGCGGAGGTCATGCGGCTGGACAATGCCATCAACCGGGGGCTGGAGCAGCCGGCCTCGCCGGAAACGGTGATGGCGCTGATCCTGCAGGGTGCGGCAGCGCGGTATGCCTGCTGTCCAGAGCCGTCTGCCGAATCTGAGGGGTCGGAGCGGCTGACGGAGACGAATTGGAAACGCTTCCGCAGGACAGTCTCCCATATCATCATCTCACAGGATGCCGAAGTAACTCTTATATTTACGGATAAAAAAGCGACAGGAAAGGACGAATGA